One genomic window of Glycine soja cultivar W05 chromosome 9, ASM419377v2, whole genome shotgun sequence includes the following:
- the LOC114366822 gene encoding mitochondrial carnitine/acylcarnitine carrier-like protein yields MGDVAKDLTAGTVGGAAQLIVGHPFDTIKVKLQSQPTPLPGQFPRYSGAIDAVKQTVAAEGPRGLYKGMGAPLATVAAFNAALFTVRGQMEALLMSHPGATLTINQQVVCGAGAGVAVSFLACPTELIKCRLQAQSVLAGTGTAAVAVKYGGPMDVARQVLRSEGGVKGLFKGLVPTMAREVPGNAAMFGVYEALKRLLAGGTDTSGLGRGSLMLSGGLAGAAFWLAVYPTDVVKSVIQVDDYKNPKFSGSIDAFRRISASEGIKGLYKGFGPATARSVPANAACFLAYEMTRSALG; encoded by the exons ATGGGAGATGTGGCAAAGGACCTAACAGCTGGGACTGTTGGAGGGGCAGCACAATTGATAGTTGGACACCCATTTGACACCATCAAGGTCAAGCTCCAAAGCCAGCCAACACCACTCCCCGGCCAGTTTCCCAGGTATTCTGGTGCAATTGATGCTGTCAAGCAGACAGTGGCAGCTGAAGGGCCAAGAGGTTTATACAAGGGTATGGGAGCCCCACTTGCCACAGTAGCTGCCTTCAATGCTGCCCTGTTTACAGTTAGGGGACAAATGGAAGCATTACTGATGTCACATCCTGGTGCTACCCTCACAATAAATCAGCAGGTTGTTTGTGGAGCTGGAGCTGGAGTTGCTGTTTCTTTCCTAGCTTGCCCAACTGAATTGATCAAATGCAG ATTACAGGCACAAAGTGTGCTAGCTGGTACTGGAACAGCTGCAGTGGCAGTGAAATATGGGGGACCTATGGATGTGGCCAGGCAAGTTCTCAGGTCAGAAGGGGGCGTAAAAGGTCTTTTCAAGGGCTTGGTTCCCACCATGGCACGTGAAGTACCTGGAAATGCTGCAATGTTTGGTGTATATGAAGCATTAAAGAGATTACTTGCCGGTGGCACTGATACCTCAGGACTGGGTAGAGGTTCTCTGATGCTTTCTGGAGGCTTGGCTGGAGCTGCTTTCTGGCTCGCAGTTTACCCAACTGATGTCGTTAAGAGTGTGATTCAAGTAGATGATTACAAAAACCCGAAGTTCTCTGGTTCAATTGATGCTTTCAGAAGAATTTCAGCTTCTGAGGGGATCAAGGGCCTTTATAAGGGTTTTGGTCCTGCGACGGCCCGAAGTGTTCCTGCCAATGCAGCTTGCTTCTTGGCTTATGAGATGACAAGATCAGCTCTGGGATGA